The window GCCAGTTGGTACGGGTTGGCCGTGCCAGCACAAGGTCGGCCGCCAGGAGGCTCGCCACCAGGAAGGTGGCCAGGAAGATGTCCGTGGTGACGAGACCGCCGTGGCCGAGCAGGGTCGGGGAGAAGACGGCCAGCCCCGCGGCCAGGAGCCCGCCGCCCGGGCCGTAGAGCCGCTGGCCCAAGAGGAAGGTGCCCAGCCCGGTCGCAAGAAAGGCGGCCAAAGCCACGCTGCGACCGGCCATGAACAGGCGGTGCAGGTCAGCGGCATGGCGGAGGGCAAACAGGCGGCCGCAGTCCCAGACCGTGGCCTCCGGGCCCAGGCTGGCGGCATCCAGACGGAGGCCGGCCAGGTGGAGCGGCAGCGCCACCAGGGCCTTGGCCAGGGGCGGCACGCCGGGGTCCAGCCCCCAGCCGCTGCCAGACAGAAGCGCCAGGCCACCGGGCAGGATGGCGTATTCGTCCACGGTCACCGACTTGCCGGCCACCGCGGCAAAGGCCAGGGCCAGCCCCAGGGCCAGGATCGCCGCAAGGAGCAGCCTTGGCCGCGCCAGGGTCCTGTCCATGGTCTCCCGTCAGCCTTCCGTGCTGCCGGCGGCCAGCCAGGCCAGATAATCGCCCCCGGGGATGACCGCCCGCCCGGCCACAGGCCCGGCAGAGACGTCGAACAGGAGGGGGAGGGGAGGCGTTGGCATGGCTGGCGGCGGCCCGCAGACCGGGGCCCGGAGCGGTTACTGGGGGGTGAGGGTGTCGTCGCCGGT is drawn from Thermodesulfobacteriota bacterium and contains these coding sequences:
- a CDS encoding glycosyltransferase family 39 protein; translation: MDRTLARPRLLLAAILALGLALAFAAVAGKSVTVDEYAILPGGLALLSGSGWGLDPGVPPLAKALVALPLHLAGLRLDAASLGPEATVWDCGRLFALRHAADLHRLFMAGRSVALAAFLATGLGTFLLGQRLYGPGGGLLAAGLAVFSPTLLGHGGLVTTDIFLATFLVASLLAADLVLARPTRTNWLFLGSALGLATLTKLTGLVLLPLALAGVLLGRLVARQLRWRADAAGVGLALAAWLAVIVL